From Acomys russatus chromosome 2, mAcoRus1.1, whole genome shotgun sequence, one genomic window encodes:
- the Jun gene encoding transcription factor Jun translates to MTAKMETTFYDDALNASFLQSESGAYGYSNPKMLKQSMTLNLADPVGNLKPHLRAKNSDLLTSPDVGLLKLASPELERLIIQSSNGHITTTPTPTQFLCPKNVTDEQEGFAEGFVRALAELHSQNTLPSVTSAAQPVSGAGMVAPAVASVAGAGGGYSASLHSEPPVYANLSNFNPGALTSGGGAPSYGAPGLAFPSQPQQQQPQQQPPQPPHHLPQQIPVQHPRLQALKEEPQTVPEMPGETPPLSPIDMESQERIKAERKRMRNRIAASKCRKRKLERIARLEEKVKTLKAQNSELASTANMLREQVAQLKQKVMNHVNSGCQLMLTQQLQTF, encoded by the coding sequence ATGACTGCAAAGATGGAAACGACCTTCTACGACGATGCCCTCAACGCCTCGTTCCTCCAGTCCGAGAGCGGCGCCTATGGCTACAGTAACCCTAAGATGCTGAAGCAGAGCATGACCTTGAACCTGGCCGACCCGGTGGGCAATCTGAAGCCGCACCTCCGCGCCAAGAACTCGGACCTCCTCACGTCGCCAGACGTTGGGTTGCTCAAGCTTGCCTCACCCGAGCTGGAGCGCCTGATCATCCAGTCCAGCAACGGGCACATTACCACCACGCCGACACCCACCCAGTTCTTGTGCCCCAAGAACGTGACCGACGAGCAGGAGGGCTTCGCCGAGGGCTTCGTGCGCGCCCTGGCCGAACTGCATAGCCAGAACACTCTGCCCAGCGTCACGTCCGCGGCGCAACCGGTCAGCGgggcgggcatggtggctcccGCGGTGGCCTCAGTAGCGGGCGCCGGCGGCGGCTACAGCGCCAGCCTGCACAGCGAGCCTCCCGTCTACGCCAACCTCAGCAACTTCAACCCGGGTGCGCTGACCAGCGGCGGCGGGGCGCCCTCCTATGGCGCTCCCGGGCTGGCCTTTCCATcgcagccccagcagcagcagccccagcagcagccgCCTCAGCCGCCCCACCACTTGCCCCAACAGATCCCGGTGCAGCACCCGAGGCTGCAGGCCCTGAAGGAAGAGCCGCAGACGGTGCCCGAGATGCCGGGAGAGACGCCGCCCTTGTCCCCCATCGACATGGAGTCTCAAGAGCGGATCAAGGCTGAGAGGAAGCGCATGAGGAACCGCATCGCTGCCTCCAAGTGCCGGAAAAGGAAGCTGGAAAGGATCGCCCGActagaggaaaaagtgaaaaCCTTGAAAGCGCAAAACTCGGAGCTGGCGTCCACGGCCAACATGCTCAGGGAACAGGTGGCACAGCTTAAACAGAAAGTCATGAACCACGTTAACAGTGGGTGCCAACTCATGCTAACGCAGCAGTTGCAAACGTTTTGA